Below is a genomic region from Variovorax sp. J2L1-78.
CACGTAGGCCGGCGCACCGCCGCAGGTCACGTTGACCAGCGCGCGCTTGATGGCGCGGGTGAGCAGCACCGGATTCTCGGTGACGCCCGCACGCAGGCTGCCGCCCGCGCCGCCGAGGAAGAGCACGGTGCAGAGCGAGGGTTCGCAGTTCTCGCCGATGCGCTCGACGATGCGTTTCACTTCGGCGGGCATCGGCTGCTCGACCGGCTTCAGGGCCTCGTCGAGCACGTACCACTGCGCATGCTCGCCGGTGGTGGAGGTCATGAGCAGGCGCAGGCCCGGCTTGGCCACGCCCTCTTCCCAGCCCTCGATGATCGAGAGCGGGTCGGCGATGTCGGTGCCGCCCCAGCCGTTGCCGGGGTTGGCCACCTGGAAGTAGCGGCCGGGCGTCGACTTGCGGCCCAGCATCTTGATGCCCGATTCGGGCATGTCCAGGCAGCGCCCGGCCTGGTGCTGCGTCAGCACGCCGGTGATGTGGTCGTCGACCACCACCACCTCGTCGGCCACACCGGCGAACTGGCGCGCGAAGATGCCCACGGCGGCCGAGCCGCAGCCCACGCGCATGCGCTGTTCTTCCACGCCGTTGACGATGGGCGCGCGCCCGGCCTGGATGACGAGGCTGGAGCCGCCGTCGATGGTGCATTCGGCCGCCTGCTTGTTGCCGAGCTTCTGCATCAGCTCCAGCGCCATGCGGCCTTCCTTCTTGCTGCCGCCGGTGAGGTGGTGCACGCCGCCGAGCGACAGCATCTGCGAGCCGTACTCGGCCGTGGTGACGTGGCCGACCACCTCGCCCTTGTAGCGGACGTTGGCCTGTTCGGCGCCCAGGAAGCGGTCGGTGTCGATCTTCACCTTCAGGCTGCAGTAGCTGAAAATGCCTTCGGTGACGACCGTGACCATGTCGACGTCGCGCGCCTTGGAGCCGACGATGAAAGGCGCGGGCTTGTAGTCAGGGTAAGTGGTGGAGGAGCCGACGCCGGTGACGAAGACCTCGTCGGCATGCAGCAGGTCGCCGTTCCAGTCGGCTTCCGCGCCTTCAGCGGCGGGCTCGGCACCGTCGCGGGCGAAAGGCACCAGCGCGGGCGACGGGTTGCTCAGCGCGCGGCGCAGCAGCACGACGGGGTCGACGCGCACCAGCACGCCGTCGCGGTTGGCGTAGCGGTCGCAGGCACCGGTGCGGCCGTCGGAAATCTGGCAGAGCACCGGGCAGGCGTTGCACTCGACCTTGGCCGTGCTCATGCGTTCGTTGCGCGGCGGGGCCTTGCCGAAACCGGCGGCGTCGGGGATCACCGGCACGTCCATGCCCGGCAGTCCATCTGTCTTGGTGTGTTCAGTCATCGTGGCGTTTCTCTCAGAAAGCGTGCTGCCACCGCGTGCAACAAACATGCCGGTTTCACGCTTGTGCGCAATTTGTCATTTGTGTAGCATCCACTCCACGTTCATGTGGTGTTCACTACATCAACGGTCCGGAATCTACCAATCCGGCCCGATGTTTGCATGGGTGTTTTCCTGGGCTCACCGGCATGGTGCATACGGTGAACGACAATTGGGCGACTTCAGCAGGTTGACGCCGCCAGCCCCGTTCGCAAGCATTTTGTCGCCCGCCATTTCGTCCACTTTTCATCGAGTCATTTCATGAGTGCATTCAGCGAAGAACGCGTCCTCTCGGTCCACCACTGGACCGACCGCCTGTTCACCTTCACCACCACGCGCGACCCGGCACTGCGCTTCTCGAACGGCCACTTCACCATGATCGGCCTCAAGGTGAACAACAAGCCGCTGCTGCGTGCCTATTCCATCGCCAGCGCCAACTACGAGGAATACCTCGAGTTCCTGAGCATCAAAGTGGATGATGGCCCGCTCACCTCGAAGCTGCAGCACATCCAGGTCGGCGACACCATCATCGTGGGCCGCAAGCCCACCGGCACGCTGCTGATCGACTACACGCTGCCGGGCAAGCGCCTGTACCTGTTCGGCACGGGCACCGGCCTCGCACCGTTCATGAGCATCATCCGCGACCCGGATACGTACGAGAAGTTCGAGAAGGTCATCCTGGTGCATGGGGTGCGCCAGGTCGACGAACTGGCGTACCACGACCTCGTGATCGACCACCTGCCCAAGCATGAATTCCTGGGCGAGCTGATCGAGAAGCAGCTGCTGTACTACCCGACGGTCACGCGCGAAGAGTTCCGCAACATGGGCCGCATCACCGAGTTGGTCGAAAGCGGCAAGCTCACCGACGACCTCGGCCTGCCGCCGATCAACGCCGCCGAAGACCGCGTGATGCTGTGCGGCAGCCCCGGCATGCTGGTCGACCTGAAGCACATGCTGGAAGCACGCGGCTTCAAGGAAGGCAACACGAGCACCCCCGGCGACTTCGTCGTCGAACGCGCCTTCGCCGAGAAATGAACCCCCCCGTGCCGCTGCGCGGCTCCCCCCCAGGGGGGCACATCCTGCGGTCTGGCAAAGCCAGGCCCGCGGATGTCGCTGGCATGTCCCGAGCACTCCTGCATTGCGCCGACGCATGACCACCCGCAAGCCTGCCGCCAAGCCCCAGCGCAAGACGGGCGTGCGCGAGGCTGCGGCGCAGGCCACGCGCGATGCGATCCTGAAGGCGGCCACCAAGGTGTTCGCCAAGTACGGCTACGACGGCGGCAGTGTCGAGAAGATCTCGAAGGCGGCGAAGTCGTACGACCGGATGATCTACTACTACTTCGGCAGCAAGGAAGGCCTCTTCATCGCGGTGCTCGAGGGCATCTACCAGCGCATGGACGATGCCGAGGCGGCGCTCGACCTCGACACCACGCGGCCTGTGGACGCGCTCACCGCGGTCATCCGCTTCGTGCTCGGCTACTACCGCAAGAACCCCGAGTTCGTCACGCTGCTGAACACCGAGAACCTGCACAAGGGCCGGCACATCTCGAAGTCGCTGCGGGCACGCGAGTACTCGTCGCGCGCGGTGTCCATCGTTTCCGAGATCCTGCAAAGCGGTGCGGCGCAGGGCCTGTTCCGCACCGACCTGGTGGCACGCGATGTCTACCTGCTGATCGCGGCCACCGGCTATTTCTACACGGCCAACCGCCACACGCTCACCGCCTTCCTCGGCGAGCCGCTGGAGTTGCCGGCGGCGGTCACGCACTGGGAAGACTTCGTGATCGAAACGCTGCTGCGCACGGTGCGCGCCGACGACATATCAGACACAACATCCCCCCACGAGGACATCAAATGGCAGAAATCGCAGCCGGCGGCAAGTCGGGCAAGGTCGTCATCCAGAACATAGGGCTGCTGCTCTCAGGCGACATCGACCACCCCATCCTCGACGCCGACACCATCGTCGTCGTCGACGGCCTGATCACCGCAGTCGGCAAGTACAAGGACTGCGACGTCGAGGGCGCCAAGACCGTCATCGACTGCAGGAAGACCACCGTCGCGCCCGGCCTCATCGACAGCCACGTGCACCCGGTCTTCGGCGACTGGACGCCGCGCCAGAGCCAGCTGGGCTGGATCGATTCGTCGATGAACGGCGGCGTGACCACGATGATCTCGGCCGGCGAAGTGCACCTGCCCGGCCGTCCCAAGGACATCGTCGGCCTGAAGGCGCTGGCCATCACCGCCCAGCGCGCCTACGACAACTTCCGCCCCAGCGGCGTGAAGGTGCTGGCCGGTGCGCCGGTCATCGAGAAGGGCATGGTCGAGAGTGACTTCAAGGAGCTGGCCGAGGCCGGCGTGGGCCTGCTCGGCGAAGTGGGCCTGGGCACGGTGAAGGCTGGCTACGAGGCCAAGGAGATGGTGGCCTGGGCGCGCAAGTACGGCATCCAGAGCACCATCCACACGGGCGGCCCGTCCGTGCCGGGCTCGGGCTATATCGACAAGGACGTGGTGCTCGAGGCCGACGCCGACGTCATCGGCCACATCAACGGCGGCCACACCTCGCTGCCCGAGGCGCATGTGTGCGAGCTGTGCGAGAAGTCCTCGCGCGCGATCGAGATCGTGCACAACGGCAACGAGAAGACGGCCATCGCCGCGGCCCGCGCCGCGATCGAGCTGAAGTGCCCGCACCGCGTGATCCTCGGCACCGACGGCCCGGCCGGCTCGGGTGTGCAGCCGCTGGGCATCCTGCGCATGGTGTCCTTCATCACGGCTTTCGCCAACATCCCGGCCGAGCAGGTGTTCTGCTTCGCAACCGGCAACACGGCGCGCATCCGCAACCTCAACTGCGGGCTGATCGAAGTGGGCCGCGATGCCGACTTTGTCTTCATGGACCGCGCGCAGCATTCACCCGCCGCCGGCCTGCTCGAGAGCGTCGCGCTCGGCGACATCCCGGGCGTGGGCATGGTGATGATCGACGGCATCGTGCGCGCCGGCCGCAGCCGGAACACGCCGCCGGCGACCGAAGTGCCGGTCGTTCTCTCCGGGCACTGACGCCCGCCGCCGGGGCGCCGCTCGACTGCCGGCGCTCCAGCATCCCCACCCCCTTTCCAGGACGTGACGGTGCGCGCTGCGCCCCACGTCGGCGCTCGCACGCCCGAAATGCGTCTCCGCAGGCCTGAAATGCCGGGCACGCTCCGTGCTTACGGGGCCTTTCATGCATACGTGGATCCAATATTACAAATGGGCCGTGATCGCCTCGCCGAGGCAATGCGACGGTCACGATGACGGAGCGCACGCCTGATGGACCGCCTGCTGGCCAGCGCCGAGCAGGAGGCCTACGACTACGTGCTGCAGCGCATCCGCAATGGGGCGTTCCGCGCCGGTGACCGGCTGATCGCCGAGGACATCGCCGTCGCCATCTCGGCCAGCCGCATGCCGGTGCGCGTGGCCTTCCGCCGCCTGGCGACCGAAGGGCTGCTGCTGATCCGGCCGAACCGCGGCGCGACGGTGCGCGGCATCACCGTGGCCGAGATGCGCGAGGTGTTCGAGATGCGCGCCGTGCTGGAGGCCCAGGCGGTGCGCGTCGCACTGCCCCATCTGGGCGCGCAGGAACTGCGCGACGTCGAGAACCTGCTCGAGCGCATGGACCGCCACGGTGCCGACGTGCAGCAGTGGGTGACGCACCACCGCAACCTCCACGAATATCTCTGCGGCCTGAGCCAGCGGCCCCGGCTGATCGCGCAGATCGCCGCGCTGCATTCCTTCGTCGAGCCGCACATGCGCCTGTGGATGGAGCACACGGCCAAGCCCAACAGCACCGAGCACGACCACCACGCCCTGCTGCACGCGCTGCGGCGCGGCGACCCTGACGAGGTCGAGGAGGCGATGCGCGAGCACATCGTCTCCACCATCCCGCCGTTGGAGAAGCTGATGGCCGACGGCGTGCCGTTGCCCGCGGCGGTGTCGCGCCAGGCATAGACCAGCCGCACCTTTTTTCCATCCCCTTTTTCGCCCTCACACCGCTCCCATGCGCAACTTCGAACGACCCGGCCGCTCCGTGGTCATGGCCCGCAATGGCATGGCCGCCACCTCGCACCCCAGCGCCACGCTCGCTGCGGTCAACATCTTGCAGGCCGGCGGCAACGCCATGGACGCGGCCATCGCGGCCTGCGCGGTGCAGGGCGTGGTCGAACCCGGCTCGACCGGCATCGGCGGCGACTGCTTCGCGCTGTACGCCCGCCAGGGCCGCGACGACGTGGTCGCCTTCAACGGCTCCGGCTGGGCACCGGCCGCGGCCACGCCGGCTGCGCTACAGGCCCGCGGCGTGACCGAATGGACCCGCCAGTCGCCCCATGTGGTGACGGTGCCCGGCGCGGTCGACGCCTGGGCCACGCTGGCGGCCGAACACGGCACGATGCCGCTCGCAGCGCTGCTGCAGCCGGCCATCGCCTTGGCCGAAGAAGGCTTCGCGGTGGCGCCGCGCTGCGCCAGCGACTGGGCGTTGCAGGCCACCCTGCTGCGCGATGACGCCGACGCCGCGCGCGTGTACCTGCAGAACGGCCACGCACCGGCCGAGGGCACCGTGCACCGCTTCCCCGAACTCGCCGCCACATTGCGCGCCATCGCGGCCGGCGGGCGCGATGCGTTCTACAAAGGCGCGATCGGCCGCGGCATCGTCGAGTTCCTGCAGTCGCGCGGCGGCCTGCACACGGCGGAAGACTTCGCGCGCTACCGCGGCGAGTACGTGCAGCCGATCCGCACGCGCTTTCGCAGCATGGACATCCTCGAATGCCCGCCCAACGGCCAGGGTGTGATCGCGCTGCTGCTGCTCAACATCCTCTCGGGTTTCGCGGCCGAGGGCGACCCGCTGTCGGCCGACCGGCTGCATCGGGAGATCGAGGCGGCACGCCTGGCCTATGCGGCGCGCGATGCCTGGCTGGCCGATCCGAAGCACGTGCCGGTCGACGC
It encodes:
- a CDS encoding amidohydrolase family protein, producing the protein MAEIAAGGKSGKVVIQNIGLLLSGDIDHPILDADTIVVVDGLITAVGKYKDCDVEGAKTVIDCRKTTVAPGLIDSHVHPVFGDWTPRQSQLGWIDSSMNGGVTTMISAGEVHLPGRPKDIVGLKALAITAQRAYDNFRPSGVKVLAGAPVIEKGMVESDFKELAEAGVGLLGEVGLGTVKAGYEAKEMVAWARKYGIQSTIHTGGPSVPGSGYIDKDVVLEADADVIGHINGGHTSLPEAHVCELCEKSSRAIEIVHNGNEKTAIAAARAAIELKCPHRVILGTDGPAGSGVQPLGILRMVSFITAFANIPAEQVFCFATGNTARIRNLNCGLIEVGRDADFVFMDRAQHSPAAGLLESVALGDIPGVGMVMIDGIVRAGRSRNTPPATEVPVVLSGH
- a CDS encoding gamma-glutamyltransferase family protein produces the protein MRNFERPGRSVVMARNGMAATSHPSATLAAVNILQAGGNAMDAAIAACAVQGVVEPGSTGIGGDCFALYARQGRDDVVAFNGSGWAPAAATPAALQARGVTEWTRQSPHVVTVPGAVDAWATLAAEHGTMPLAALLQPAIALAEEGFAVAPRCASDWALQATLLRDDADAARVYLQNGHAPAEGTVHRFPELAATLRAIAAGGRDAFYKGAIGRGIVEFLQSRGGLHTAEDFARYRGEYVQPIRTRFRSMDILECPPNGQGVIALLLLNILSGFAAEGDPLSADRLHREIEAARLAYAARDAWLADPKHVPVDADWLLSPGLADELRARIDPRTAAVHVPAPQPAAHRDTVYISVVDRDRNCASFINSIFHPFGSGQLAPGGVLLHNRGQSFSLDAAHPNAIGPHKRPMHTIIPGMVVQDGRVRMPFGVMGGQYQAMGHAHFISKVLDFGLDPQAAIDLPRVFPVPGTTQVEVEGTLPTATRDELTRRGFELVKPEMPIGGAQAIWIDWDTGVLHGASDPRKDGCALGH
- a CDS encoding 6-hydroxynicotinate reductase translates to MTEHTKTDGLPGMDVPVIPDAAGFGKAPPRNERMSTAKVECNACPVLCQISDGRTGACDRYANRDGVLVRVDPVVLLRRALSNPSPALVPFARDGAEPAAEGAEADWNGDLLHADEVFVTGVGSSTTYPDYKPAPFIVGSKARDVDMVTVVTEGIFSYCSLKVKIDTDRFLGAEQANVRYKGEVVGHVTTAEYGSQMLSLGGVHHLTGGSKKEGRMALELMQKLGNKQAAECTIDGGSSLVIQAGRAPIVNGVEEQRMRVGCGSAAVGIFARQFAGVADEVVVVDDHITGVLTQHQAGRCLDMPESGIKMLGRKSTPGRYFQVANPGNGWGGTDIADPLSIIEGWEEGVAKPGLRLLMTSTTGEHAQWYVLDEALKPVEQPMPAEVKRIVERIGENCEPSLCTVLFLGGAGGSLRAGVTENPVLLTRAIKRALVNVTCGGAPAYVWPGGGITVMVDVMRMPDNSFGTVPTPAIVAPIEFSMRLEDYAALGGHVEHVFPLQEALARGAWQDDGAPVTRQWVRIDDANPWPLGQPPMLG
- a CDS encoding TetR family transcriptional regulator, coding for MTTRKPAAKPQRKTGVREAAAQATRDAILKAATKVFAKYGYDGGSVEKISKAAKSYDRMIYYYFGSKEGLFIAVLEGIYQRMDDAEAALDLDTTRPVDALTAVIRFVLGYYRKNPEFVTLLNTENLHKGRHISKSLRAREYSSRAVSIVSEILQSGAAQGLFRTDLVARDVYLLIAATGYFYTANRHTLTAFLGEPLELPAAVTHWEDFVIETLLRTVRADDISDTTSPHEDIKWQKSQPAASRARSSSRT
- a CDS encoding GntR family transcriptional regulator, with product MDRLLASAEQEAYDYVLQRIRNGAFRAGDRLIAEDIAVAISASRMPVRVAFRRLATEGLLLIRPNRGATVRGITVAEMREVFEMRAVLEAQAVRVALPHLGAQELRDVENLLERMDRHGADVQQWVTHHRNLHEYLCGLSQRPRLIAQIAALHSFVEPHMRLWMEHTAKPNSTEHDHHALLHALRRGDPDEVEEAMREHIVSTIPPLEKLMADGVPLPAAVSRQA
- a CDS encoding ferredoxin--NADP reductase encodes the protein MSAFSEERVLSVHHWTDRLFTFTTTRDPALRFSNGHFTMIGLKVNNKPLLRAYSIASANYEEYLEFLSIKVDDGPLTSKLQHIQVGDTIIVGRKPTGTLLIDYTLPGKRLYLFGTGTGLAPFMSIIRDPDTYEKFEKVILVHGVRQVDELAYHDLVIDHLPKHEFLGELIEKQLLYYPTVTREEFRNMGRITELVESGKLTDDLGLPPINAAEDRVMLCGSPGMLVDLKHMLEARGFKEGNTSTPGDFVVERAFAEK